Proteins co-encoded in one Amblyraja radiata isolate CabotCenter1 chromosome 24, sAmbRad1.1.pri, whole genome shotgun sequence genomic window:
- the LOC116986739 gene encoding ADP-ribose glycohydrolase OARD1-like isoform X1, protein MASGWMHKTMKCMEKPLGGNGFKISYMTGDLFECPAQESLAHCISADCRMGKGIAVLFKKRFGSVPALLDQKKKTGEVAVLKRPQRYIYYLITKNRVFQTPTYESLRNSLEAMKKHCISNGVTCISMPRIGCGLDKLNWNAVAERIQDVFKDTNIVITVYSLENPAVGLPQTCKRTKGAFNEVKPWPSEGGVRRVRTHPPFFPPKVIKNSMPPPPTAVQGLQTQSIQSSFKTAINTK, encoded by the exons GTTGGATGCACAAAACGATGAAATGTATGGAGAAACCACTAGGGGGCAAT GGCTTTAAAATCTCTTACATGACTGGTGATCTGTTTGAATGTCCAGCACAAGAATCGCTGGCGCACTGCATCAGTGCAGACTGCCGCATGGGGAAGGGGATAGCTGTTTTATTCAAGAAACGGTTTGGATCTGTTCCGGCGCTGCTAGACCAAA AAAAGAAAACTGGGGAAGTAGCAGTACTGAAAAGACCCCAACGATACATTTACTATCTG ATTACTAAAAATAGAGTCTTTCAAACGCCAACTTACGAAAGCTTACGGAACAGTCTGGAGGCCATGAAGAAACACTGCATCAGTAATGGAGTCACATGCATCTCAATGCCCAG gaTTGGTTGTGGATTAGACAAACTGAATTGGAATGCAGTTGCTGAGAGAATTCAAGATGTTTTTAAGGACACGAATATTGTCATCACTGTGTACTCTCTAGAGAATCCTGCTGTAGGGTTGCCGCAAACCTGTAAAAGGACAAAGGGTGCTTTTAATGAGGTCAaaccatggccgtccgaagggggggtgcggagGGTGCgaacgcaccccccttttttcccccctaaAGTAATAAAAAATTCGATGCCACCACCCCCCACCGCCGTTCAGGGCCTGCAAACGCAGTCAATTCAATCATCTTTTAAAACTGCCATAAATACCAAGTAG
- the LOC116986739 gene encoding ADP-ribose glycohydrolase OARD1-like isoform X3, with product MASGWMHKTMKCMEKPLGGNGFKISYMTGDLFECPAQESLAHCISADCRMGKGIAVLFKKRFGSVPALLDQKKKTGEVAVLKRPQRYIYYLITKNRVFQTPTYESLRNSLEAMKKHCISNGVTCISMPSLKKDLDLKYYLFLSSRDVA from the exons GTTGGATGCACAAAACGATGAAATGTATGGAGAAACCACTAGGGGGCAAT GGCTTTAAAATCTCTTACATGACTGGTGATCTGTTTGAATGTCCAGCACAAGAATCGCTGGCGCACTGCATCAGTGCAGACTGCCGCATGGGGAAGGGGATAGCTGTTTTATTCAAGAAACGGTTTGGATCTGTTCCGGCGCTGCTAGACCAAA AAAAGAAAACTGGGGAAGTAGCAGTACTGAAAAGACCCCAACGATACATTTACTATCTG ATTACTAAAAATAGAGTCTTTCAAACGCCAACTTACGAAAGCTTACGGAACAGTCTGGAGGCCATGAAGAAACACTGCATCAGTAATGGAGTCACATGCATCTCAATGCCCAG tctgaagaaggatctcgacttgaAATATTAccttttcctttcctccagagatgtagcctga
- the LOC116986739 gene encoding ADP-ribose glycohydrolase OARD1-like isoform X4 gives MASGWMHKTMKCMEKPLGGNGFKISYMTGDLFECPAQESLAHCISADCRMGKGIAVLFKKRFGSVPALLDQKKKTGEVAVLKRPQRYIYYLITKNRVFQTPTYESLRNSLEAMKKHCISNGVTCISMPRRRH, from the exons GTTGGATGCACAAAACGATGAAATGTATGGAGAAACCACTAGGGGGCAAT GGCTTTAAAATCTCTTACATGACTGGTGATCTGTTTGAATGTCCAGCACAAGAATCGCTGGCGCACTGCATCAGTGCAGACTGCCGCATGGGGAAGGGGATAGCTGTTTTATTCAAGAAACGGTTTGGATCTGTTCCGGCGCTGCTAGACCAAA AAAAGAAAACTGGGGAAGTAGCAGTACTGAAAAGACCCCAACGATACATTTACTATCTG ATTACTAAAAATAGAGTCTTTCAAACGCCAACTTACGAAAGCTTACGGAACAGTCTGGAGGCCATGAAGAAACACTGCATCAGTAATGGAGTCACATGCATCTCAATGCCCAG GAGGAGGCACTGA
- the LOC116986739 gene encoding ADP-ribose glycohydrolase OARD1-like isoform X2 — translation MASGWMHKTMKCMEKPLGGNGFKISYMTGDLFECPAQESLAHCISADCRMGKGIAVLFKKRFGSVPALLDQKKKTGEVAVLKRPQRYIYYLITKNRVFQTPTYESLRNSLEAMKKHCISNGVTCISMPRIGCGLDKLNWNAVAERIQDVFKDTNIVITVYSLENPAVGLPQTCKRTKGAFNEVKRSQFNHLLKLP, via the exons GTTGGATGCACAAAACGATGAAATGTATGGAGAAACCACTAGGGGGCAAT GGCTTTAAAATCTCTTACATGACTGGTGATCTGTTTGAATGTCCAGCACAAGAATCGCTGGCGCACTGCATCAGTGCAGACTGCCGCATGGGGAAGGGGATAGCTGTTTTATTCAAGAAACGGTTTGGATCTGTTCCGGCGCTGCTAGACCAAA AAAAGAAAACTGGGGAAGTAGCAGTACTGAAAAGACCCCAACGATACATTTACTATCTG ATTACTAAAAATAGAGTCTTTCAAACGCCAACTTACGAAAGCTTACGGAACAGTCTGGAGGCCATGAAGAAACACTGCATCAGTAATGGAGTCACATGCATCTCAATGCCCAG gaTTGGTTGTGGATTAGACAAACTGAATTGGAATGCAGTTGCTGAGAGAATTCAAGATGTTTTTAAGGACACGAATATTGTCATCACTGTGTACTCTCTAGAGAATCCTGCTGTAGGGTTGCCGCAAACCTGTAAAAGGACAAAGGGTGCTTTTAATGAGGT CAAACGCAGTCAATTCAATCATCTTTTAAAACTGCCATAA